Proteins encoded by one window of Amaranthus tricolor cultivar Red isolate AtriRed21 chromosome 4, ASM2621246v1, whole genome shotgun sequence:
- the LOC130809668 gene encoding cytochrome P450 78A9-like, which translates to MSTNIDTIWVLALFSKCNHFTTFNILFSFFVIAIVWLTMALIHWAYPGGPAWGKYRLTHVFHWAKKPIPGPRGWPVFGSMGLMMGLAHRKITAKAQTHDANRLMAFSLGETRVIVTCHHEVAKEILHSSNFADRPIKESAYSLMFNRAIGFAPYGVYWRTLRRIAATHMFSPKQIKASESQRYTIAESMAAHFGAQQGPFQLRDILRRASLGNMMGLVFGRKYGLSCPENIESEELRKMVGEGYDLLGMLNLGDHISWLSDFDFQKIRFRCSELVPKVNRFVSRIIDDHRSNSVQSNRDFVDVLLSLQGSDKLSDYDMIAVLWEMIFRGTDTVAVLIEWILARLVMHPDIQSRVHDELDNIVGRARAVSESDITSLVYLTAVIKEVLRLHPPGPLLSWARLAIEDTIVDGHHIPSGTTAMVDMWAITRDPQVWPEPDVFNPNRFLGSGPESDFSVLGSDLRLAPFGSGRRACPGKALGLATVSFWVASLLHEYEWVTSSKDATVDLSEVLKLSCEMAHPLTVRVQSRRAII; encoded by the exons atgagtaCAAATATAGACACAATTTGGGTACTTGCCCTTTTTAGTAAATGCAATCATTTTACAACCTTCAACATACTTTTCTCCTTCTTTGTTATAGCCATAGTTTGGCTAACCATGGCCCTAATTCACTGGGCTTACCCTGGAGGCCCAGCTTGGGGAAAATACAGGTTAACCCATGTTTTTCATTGGGCTAAAAAGCCCATCCCTGGCCCAAGAGGTTGGCCAGTTTTTGGCAGTATGGGTCTCATGATGGGCTTAGCCCATCGTAAAATAACCGCTAAAGCCCAAACCCATGATGCTAACCGCTTAATGGCTTTCAGTCTCGGTGAAACACGCGTGATCGTCACGTGCCACCATGAAGTAGCGAAAGAAATTCTTCACTCTTCAAATTTTGCTGATAGACCCATTAAAGAATCCGCTTACAGTTTAATGTTTAAtcgagctatcgggtttgcCCCGTATGGTGTATACTGGCGGACCCTACGTAGAATTGCTGCAACCCATATGTTTAGCCCGAAACAAATTAAGGCTTCTGAGTCACAAAGATATACCATCGCTGAATCCATGGCGGCCCATTTTGGAGCCCAACAAGGCCCGTTTCAACTGCGAGATATTCTTCGACGGGCCTCGTTGGGTAACATGATGGGCTTGGTTTTTGGGCGAAAGTACGGGCTTTCTTGCCCGGAAAATATTGAGAGTGAAGAGTTAAGAAAAATGGTAGGAGAAGGGTATGATTTACTTGGTATGTTAAATTTGGGTGATCATATTTCTTGGTTATCTGATTTTGACTTTCAAAAAATCCGGTTCAGATGTAGTGAACTTGTACCTAAAGTGAACCGATTTGTTAGCCGGATTATTGATGATCACCGGTCTAATTCGGTTCAATCAAACCGGGATTTTGTTGATGTGTTATTATCCCTTCAAGGCTCGGATAAGCTTTCCGATTATGATATGATCGCCGTCCTTTGG GAAATGATATTTAGAGGAACTGACACGGTGGCAGTTTTAATCGAGTGGATCTTAGCAAGACTAGTGATGCATCCTGATATTCAATCAAGGGTACATGATGAGTTAGACAACATCGTGGGGAGGGCACGTGCGGTTTCTGAGTCCGACATCACATCATTGGTTTATTTGACGGCTGTGATTAAAGAAGTCCTTAGGCTCCATCCTCCAGGCCCACTTCTCTCATGGGCCCGTTTGGCTATTGAAGACACTATTGTTGATGGACATCACATTCCATCTGGGACCACTGCCATGGTGGACATGTGGGCCATTACCCGAGACCCACAAGTTTGGCCCGAACCCGATGTGTTTAACCCGAACCGGTTCTTGGGATCCGGCCCTGAGAGCGACTTCTCGGTCCTCGGGTCCGACTTGAGGCTCGCCCCATTTGGGTCGGGCAGACGGGCCTGCCCCGGAAAAGCCCTTGGGCTTGCAACGGTGAGCTTTTGGGTGGCATCATTACTACATGAGTATGAGTGGGTGACGTCATCAAAAGATGCCACGGTGGACTTGTCCGAAGTGTTGAAACTCTCATGTGAGATGGCTCACCCTCTTACGGTGAGGGTGCAAAGTAGAAGGGCAATCATATGA